A stretch of the Pelmatolapia mariae isolate MD_Pm_ZW linkage group LG23, Pm_UMD_F_2, whole genome shotgun sequence genome encodes the following:
- the LOC134621262 gene encoding trypsin-3-like has protein sequence MLGLQKFLFVHVLACLGRLAHGSDIIDGEKAPESSMQYMASVQNNEGRHICGGFLIKEYFVVSAAHCDNYNPTHVVLGNHNLKNGNHQKIMIEKMFKPNSYQNIGLGDDIMLIKLSKKAHLGHMVQIIQLPPAEIYLQENQVCQVAGWGKTKTDDDKPVDELMVVDVSVIDKQFCEEQWSGLPANVICAGGYNTTKGFCQGDSGGPLVCNGLAVGVISFNYEKNCNYPNKPNIYTDISKYLQWINGIVISRKYDE, from the exons ATGCTCGGTCTGCAGAAATTTCTGTTTGTCCATGTTCTGGCATGCCTCGGACGACTTG CACATGGAAGTGACATCATAGATGGTGAAAAAGCCCCAGAGAGCTCGATGCAGTACATGGCCTCTGTGCAGAACAACGAGGGTCGACATATTTGTGGAGGATTTCTCATCAAGGAGTACTTTGTAGTCTCGGCTGCACACTGTGATAACTA CAACCCCACACACGTTGTTCTCGGCAACCACAATCTCAAGAACGGCAATCATCAAAAAATAATGATTGAAAAAATGTTCAAGCCTAACTCTTATCAAAACATTGGACTTGGTGATGACATCATGCTGATTAAA TTGTCTAAGAAAGCTCATCTAGGCCACATGGTACAAATAATTCAGCTTCCACCTGCTGAAATATACCTTCAAGAAAACCAAGTGTGTCAGGTGGCTGGATGGGGAAAAACTAAAACTGATGATGATAAACCTGTTGACGAGCTGATGGTGGTGGACGTGTCTGTCATTGACAAACAATTCTGTGAGGAACAATGGTCTGGTCTTCCTGCTAATGTTATCTGTGCAGGTGGATACAACACAACCAAAGGATTCTGTCAG GGAGATTCTGGTGGTCCTCTGGTGTGCAACGGGTTGGCTGTTGGTGTCATTTCTTTCAACTATGAAAAAAACTGCAATTACCCCAATAAACCCAACATCTATACGGACATCTCAAAATACCTTCAGTGGATCAATGGGATTGTGATATCCAGAAAATATGATGAATAA